A genomic region of Tigriopus californicus strain San Diego chromosome 1, Tcal_SD_v2.1, whole genome shotgun sequence contains the following coding sequences:
- the LOC131882312 gene encoding uncharacterized protein LOC131882312, with translation MALSLIFLINLTLVFATCPEKATLEDITTFPEIGQIDSQHVFVNWTRLWPEVSWTNCFSSAVIVINGRDVVDVQDLSVKVQSLEVEPCQEIRVIIEVTLMETNDDIESMPSERDFQTFRSPKGRVLSLDSAESDQIVKYKDHWNGTLDLSTILIETYFRQVIEDPQCHRIAQVELRYRVVGTDLWNIVKSMDIFNKLKEEITGLDICFEYEVALELIGTTGTESTTVNLGRIGPPSNDVIKSAMASGFSYEPPSAQDISASEIFATSTVLRWTMPNSCFHGVNVSLVSSFSGQLVQERDEAGRSSALSPVVASQTVMTTSLEDLTPCQDYTVLLESYFTVDLGEGLFYRSAPNSLPEIQFITRPDFSDEHTQFAITSLRSKRRGSSMSLSWRKSEWPCLGPKHYNVWICSKQSTNQSSSPWSDAKSSESLFEEVEEDDGDDDDDHHDDEEEEEGEDEDENEIGDGQERKEEKCLESQEIISDGKNMAVKFQGVDTCNTLKIRIGVNMKDELTDEAESTNLPEYMDIDTSVELDQSKWTFETVLVSKKSVEAPKGLTLFSVSDHTVTIRWRVDSCATSYLVSLSTGSKSWKGEFGAKTSHLLAANQVHKVLMDVMDGSTSEDNMSANDSDTSLYDSSSYEDDEAHEVLARKKRDFSEQMLAYDYEADLIAENPHMQGSSFTQDNSITSLDVDDEDYSDEEGSGSGSGSGSGSGDDAPVEDLTKAENLSKHIIVDDDNPIMAEFKIQDLQPCTDYVIQVMNFYTIDGNDIFGPPSKIQAQTQCPEGEPATTVGPFSSTSISIQPEETTFEAHADETTYSPLIGETTDDNPVQVTTTKTPFEDPSITTMNSPTTTIQTTPTYEITTSWEYLLEDSLDSTTELEATITATTTTTTTTTTSSTTTSTPTTTTKPMIPFIGFEVSENSNGTFSVVWEQATDIQAELEIQSTNGTNAIYKFERSSNPGTYLRQEQALNLQPCSIYYIILYERNSDGEVTEFWRHTVQVTPNPDLEFELASPQIVVSKNVSSGKGNVRFEWTHSQDCIKAYVITLSQDDLFGITEVEPKAIGESISIDLHMMPGNLTLKNCHKYLLTIQPQTEAEIEEGALWQKGYSKPFRYMLADDGAPNDVQDKISITPTSFQIELSWPEPLSCKEMTLSVASNRHIYNDHGHTQFIHATDIPIFSERYIISDLRPCFDYKLILSVDDGILLDKTISTIKNETVVEELNAQEVAIWKEDQDPTQVKVEWASRCVETFSFEYCRFPTGCIKETGRVTRGVALIDLSVLPSITLEALIPCQMYRFEIDTSLIGQIYEGNFTTHFSDGLAFDFPEFHFEFRNDPIHVTWEHVYPCVDKYDINLTSSNGTTLLSTKIQPDTLGSISFDLSINLDESGSQLDQCSNYTLQIIPRLTANYSSTTWESRSMRQVEFLFLSETPIPTRISHLVNESGAHISWPGSSCLSAYILVLTDAHGNKLVNKTLADNSTSIPMNALKHCTQYHIKIWSISELGKSDDHASSEFMTDHPDEILLHHNASYESIEVRAELHGMDCVDHYKVFLCSVEKVQCWDQSLSSDQENMVVFENLTEGSPLVIQLVGYNTRGQELYFSSEKVVETRHRIKATLKEGQVTEHSVQFTVESSFFESGLDSRLEWWVEVSCSHKDETLISKGAHKTIKFTDLDPFTMVLCSGTFYTEQEEEDMGSVWIKTNQAAPSSPQDLRIELVNSTQIVIQWNGPQSVPGIIEDYELTYNYECKPDSSCADKECGRQNNHTIQGDQSFLQLTVKPFRSYVFDVSAKTKHPSRGPNHGPITFETPSGQPAPATLRKLEKLSSDSVLIEFEEGCPINGEVGHEVQWLCNGCKMPPQPSVKIHHDLSVEVSNLQGGYFYDFWIESSTRDCADSNCTASSEAKVVYLDCEYQCRDGTCINRGWKIKCDFVRDCPDGSDEEGCTCDPPFKFECSNKHCVESWRRCDGNADCNDFSDEANCPTCHDNQFRCEGTQECIAKNMTCDRMVQCRDGSDEKGCAYWTSSCWPDKFRCLDHTCIDIRHRCDGIWDCVNGEDELSCNTICDKVDEFACKNRECIPHGQYCNGQKDCSDGTDELFECHCHKNGQFACVSGNECVPRLKVCDATLDCSDGSDERGCGAKKSSLPTNPVKSPVNLDAESVFGTRHEISNENGPDTVLADALEFAEQAQQDSAENAFVDYSEIRPLFQPSFYETGFESANQVKEKSKYNLKVYPQVQEVYEGHDVVLQCRDEGDLRAPVVWKRPNGKSLPKPSHQEFGRLEITSIFRFQEGSYLCVVENDPNHSEGQAKAEVKVVTYPARSQNAL, from the exons ATGGCATTGTCACTGATCTTTTTAATTAATTTGACCCTTGTTTTCGCCACTTGTCCAGAAAAGGCAACGCTCGAAGACATTACTACCTTCCCCGAAATTGGTCAGATCGATAGCCAACATGTCTTTGTGAATTGGACCAGACTTTGGCCAGAAGTCTCTTGGACAAACTGCTTCTCATCGGCAGTGATTGTCATCAACGGTCGTGATGTTGTGGATGTGCAAGATTTGTCTGTTAAGGTACAATCATTAGAGGTGGAGCCGTGCCAAGAGATCAGAGTTATAATTGAGGTTACGCTGATGGAGACCAACGATGATATCGAGTCAATGCCAAGTGAGCGTGATTTTCAGACCTTCCGAAGTCCCAAGGGCAGAGTGCTATCCCTAGACTCTGCTGAAAGCGATCAAATTGTCAAGTACAAAGATCATTGGAATGGCACCTTGGACCTCTCGACCATCTTGATCGAAACTTATTTTCGTCAAGTTATCGAGGATCCCCAGTGCCATCGAATAGCGCAAGTGGAGCTTCGATATCGAGTGGTTGGAACGGACCTTTGGAATATTGTCAAATCAATGGATATCTTTAATAAGTTAAAGGAAGAGATAACTGGCTTGGATATTTGTTTCGAATATGAAGTGGCGCTGGAACTGATTGGGACAACAGGAACGGAATCCACCACGGTGAATTTGGGTCGCATTGGTCCTCCCAGCAACGATGTCATCAAAAGTGCAATGGCGTCGGGGTTTAGTTATGAGCCCCCTTCAGCCCAAGACATCAGTGCATCCGAGATCTTTGCAACTTCCACTGTGCTCCGTTGGACCATGCCCAATTCATGCTTTCATGGTGTAAACGTGTCTTTGGTGTCATCGTTCTCGGGTCAACTTGTTCAAGAGAGGGATGAGGCAGGTCGTTCATCAGCGCTTAGCCCGGTCGTTGCGAGCCAGACAGTAATGACAACCTCATTGGAAGATCTCACTCCTTGCCAGGATTACACTGTCTTACTCGAGTCATATTTCACTGTTGACCTGGGGGAGGGGCTCTTTTATAGGTCAGCGCCTAATAGTTTACCTGAAATTCAGTTCATCACCCGACCAGATTTTTCTGACGAACATACCCAATTTGCCATAACCAGCCTGAGGAGTAAACGTAGAGGAAGCTCAATGAGTCTATCCTGGAGGAAAAGTGAATGGCCATGCCTTGGGCCAAAACATTACAACGTCtggatttgctcaaaacaGTCCACGAATCAGAGCTCATCCCCATGGTCCGATGCAAAATCATCAGAGTCTCTTTTTGAAGAGGTGGAGGAAGACGacggcgatgatgatgatgatcatcatgatgacgaagaagaagaagaaggggaggacgaggatgagaaTGAGATCGGAGATGGGCAAGaaaggaaggaggagaagtGTCTAGAAAGTCAAGAGATCATTTCAGACGGAAAGAACATGGCGGTCAAGTTTCAAGGCGTAGACACATGCAACACTCTGAAG ATTCGGATAGGGGTTAACATGAAGGATGAGTTGACGGATGAAGCCGAAAGTACCAATCTTCCTGAATATATGGACATTGACACATCGGTTGAGTTGGACCAATCAAAATGGACATTTGAGACGGTCTTGGTGTCTAAGAAGTCGGTTGAGGCTCCCAAAGGATTGACTCTGTTTTCAGTATCAGATCACACGGTCACAATCCGCTGGCGTGTGGATTCTTGCGCCACGTCATATCTGGTTTCCTTGTCAACCGGCTCCAAGAGTTGGAAAG GCGAATTTGGAGCCAAAACTTCACATTTGTTAGCGGCCAATCAGGTTCATAAAGTACTCATGGACGTCATGGACGGATCCACGAGCGAAGACAACATGTCAGCTAATGATTCGGACACCAGTTTATACGATTCAAGTTCATATGAAGACGACGAAGCCCACGAAGTTCTAGCTCGCAAGAAAAGAGATTTTTCGGAACAAA TGCTTGCGTATGATTATGAAGCAGATTTGATAGCAGAAAACCCACATATGCAAGGGTCAAGCTTCACTCAAGATAATTCTATAACATCCTTGGATGTGGATGATGAAGACTACTCCGATGAAGAAGGATCTGGATCTGGATCTGGATCTGGATCTGGATCTGGAGATGATGCCCCAGTGGAAGATTTGACGAAGGCAGAGAACCTATCCAAACACATCAttgttgatgatgacaatCCCATAATGGctgaattcaaaattcaagaccTCCAACCGTGCACGGACTACGTGATTCAAGTGATGAATTTTTACACCATTGATGGgaatgacatatttggccCACCATCCAAAATACAGGCCCAAACTCAATGTCCCGAAGGGGAACCCGCCACAACAGTAGGCCCATTTTCCAGTACGTCTATCTCCATTCAACCAGAAGAAACCACATTCGAAGCTCATGCGGATGAAACCACATACTCCCCATTGATCGGTGAAACTACTGATGACAATCCAGTCCAAGTTACCACAACTAAAACTCCTTTTGAAGACCCATCCATCACCACAATGAATAGCCCCACAACCACAATTCAAACCACTCCGACGTATGAAATTACCACTAGTTGGGAATATCTTCTAGAAGACAGTTTGGACAGTACCACAGAATTAGAAGCAACAATTACagcaaccaccaccactactaccaccaccaccacttccagTACTACAACAAGCACCCCAACTACAACCACAAAACCCATGATCCCTTTCATTGGATTCGAAGTTTCTGAAAATTCTAACGGAACGTTTTCGGTAGTTTGGGAACAAGCCACTGACATCCAAGCAGAGCTTGAGATTCAAAGTACAAATGGAACCAATGCTATATACAAGTTTGAAAGGAGCTCTAACCCCGGCACTTATTTGCGGCAAGAGCAGGCCTTGAATTTGCAACCTTGCTCGATATATTATATTATCCTCTACGAGCGTAACTCTGACGGTGAAGTTACTGAGTTCTGGCGTCATACCGTTCAAGTCACTCCTAATCCTGATTTAGAGTTCGAACTGGCCAGTCCACAAATCGTAGTGAGTAAAAACGTAAGCTCGGGCAAAGGAAACGTCAGATTTGAATGGACTCATTCACAAGATTGCATCAAGGCCTACGTGATCACCTTATCCCAAGACGACCTCTTTGGTATCACTGAGGTAGAACCAAAAGCAATAGGCGAGagcatttcaattgatttgcaTATGATGCCTGGAAATCTGACCCTGAAGAATTGTCACAAATATCTATTGACAATTCAGCCCCAGACCGAAGCAGAAATTGAGGAGGGAGCCTTATGGCAGAAAGGTTACTCCAAACCCTTTCGGTACATGTTAGCGGATGATGGAGCCCCCAATGATGTTCAAGATAAGATTTCAATCACACCAACGTCGTTTCAAATTGAGCTGAGTTGGCCCGAACCCCTTTCCTGCAAAGAAATGACCCTGTCCGTGGCTAGCAATCGTCATATTTACAACGACCATGGCCACACGCAATTCATTCATGCCACAGACATCCCCATCTTCTCGGAGCGCTACATCATTTCCGATCTGCGGCCTTGCTTTGACTACAAACTGATTCTTTCTGTGGACGATGGAATCCTGTTGGATAAAACAATCAGCACTATAAAGAATGAAACAGTGGTGGAAGAGCTTAATGCACAAGAGGTTGCTATTTGGAAGGAAGACCAAGATCCAACTCAAGTCAAAGTCGAATGGGCCTCACGATGTGTAGAGACATTCTCATTCGAATATTGTCGATTTCCCACCGGGTGCATTAAAGAGACGGGCAGGGTAACCCGTGGGGTGGCCCTAATCGATTTATCAGTTTTGCCGAGCATTACACTTGAGGCCCTGATCCCATGTCAAATGTATCGCTTTGAGATTGACACCTCACTCATCGGTCAAATCTATGAGGGGAATTTCACGACCCATTTCTCCGACGGACTTGCATTCGATTTTCCAGAATTTCACTTTGAGTTCAGGAATGATCCAATCCACGTCACTTGGGAACATGTCTATCCTTGCGTGGACAAATATGACATTAATTTGACTTCTAGCAACGGTACAACTCTATTATCTACAAAAATTCAACCAGACACTCTGGGATCCATTAGCTTTGACCTTTCCATAAACCTAGACGAGAGTGGGTCACAACTCGATCAATGTAGCAACTACACTCTACAAATAATTCCAAGATTAACAGCAAACTATTCCAGCACTACTTGGGAAAGTCGAAGTATGCGACAAGTGGAATTTCTATTTCTCTCTGAAACGCCCATTCCGACTAGAATTTCTCATCTGGTCAATGAGAGTGGTGCCCATATTTCTTGGCCGGGTTCATCATGCTTGAGTGCCTATATTTTAGTGCTAACCGATGCACATGGGAACAAATTAGTCAACAAAACGTTGGCAGACAACTCAACCTCAATTCCAATGAACGCTTTGAAACATTGCACTCAATACCATATCAAAATATGGAGCATATCGGAATTGGGAAAGTCGGATGATCATGCCTCTTCCGAATTCATGACAGATCACCCGGATGAGATCCTTCTTCATCACAATGCTTCTTACGAGTCGATTGAGGTTCGAGCCGAGCTCCATGGCATGGATTGCGTGGATCACTACAAGGTGTTTCTTTGTTCCGTGGAAAAAGTGCAATGTTGGGATCAGTCGCTATCCTCAGATCAAGAAAACATGGTGGTCTTTGAAAATCTGACTGAGGGTTCTCCGTTGGTGATTCAATTGGTGGGATACAACACCAGAGGCCAGGAGTTGTATTTCTCTTCAGAGAAGGTGGTTGAAACCCGACATCGCATCAAGGCCACTTTGAAAGAGGGACAAGTTACGGAACATTCAGTCCAATTTACCGTAGAATCCTCCTTTTTTGAATCAGGACTCGACTCCCGGCTTGAGTGGTGGGTGGAGGTGTCTTGCTCTCACAAAGACGAAACTTTGATCAGCAAAGGGGCTCATAAGACAATCAAATTCACGGATTTGGATCCTTTTACTATGGTCTTATGCTCGGGAACATTTTATACCgaacaagaagaggaagatATGGGATCAGTTTggatcaaaacaaaccaagcTGCCCCTAGCTCTCCCCAGGATTTGAGGATCGAGCTCGTCAATTCCACTCAGATCGTGATTCAatggaatggccctcaatcagTTCCTGGGATAATCGAAGACTATGAATTGACTTACAACTACGAATGCAAACCAGACTCTTCGTGCGCCGATAAAGAATGTGGCCGACAGAATAATCATACCATCCAAGGAGATCaatcttttttgcaattgacTGTGAAACCATTTCGAAGCTATGTTTTTGATGTAAGtgccaaaacaaaacaccCGAGTAGGGGTCCGAACCATGGACCAATCACTTTTGAGACGCCCAGTGGCCAACCTGCACCCGCTACGCTTAGGAAGCTCGAGAAACTATCGAGCGATTCTGTCCTCATCGAGTTTGAAGAGGGCTGTCCGATTAATGGGGAAGTTGGGCACGAGGTACAATGGCTTTGTAATGGTTGCAAAATGCCTCCCCAACCCTCGGTGAAGATCCATCACGATTTGTCAGTGGAGGTCTCGAATCTTCAAGGAGgttatttttatgatttttggaTTGAATCCAGCACTCGAGACTGTGCTGATAGTAATTGCACGGCTTCCAGCGAAGCCAAAGTCGTTTATCTTGATTGCGAATATCAATGCCGCGATGGAACCTGCATCAATCGAGGTTGGAAGATCAAATGTGACTTTGTTCGCGATTGCCCTGATGGAAGTGACGAGGAGGGATGCACTTGCGATCCACCGTTCAAATTCGAATGTAGCAACAAACATTGCGTTGAGTCGTGGCGACGATGCGACGGGAACGCGGATTGCAACGATTTTTCCGATGAAGCCAATTGTCCCACTTGCCACGACAACCAGTTTCGATGCGAGGGAACCCAAGAATGTATTGCTAAAAACATGACTTGCGATCGAATGGTTCAATGTCGCGATGGATCAGATGAGAAAGGATGTGCATACTGGACCTCCAG TTGTTGGCCTGATAAATTCAGGTGCTTGGACCACACCTGTATAGATATTCGACATCGATGCGATGGGATCTGGGATTGCGTCAATGGAGAGGATGAGCTTTCGTGCAACACCATTTGTGACAAGGTCGACGAGTTTGCTTGTAAGAACAGAGAGTGCATCCCACATGGCCAGTACTGCAATGGACAGAAAGATTGCTCGGATGGGACCGACGAGCTCTTTGAGTGCCACTGCCATAAAAATGGACAATTCGCTTGCGTGTCCGGCAATGAGTGTGTACCAAGGCTCAAAGTTTGTGATGCGACGTTAGATTGCTCCGATGGATCTGATGAAAGAGGCTGTGGAGCCAAAAAATCATCGTTGCCAACCAATCCTGTTAAGTCTCCGGTCAATCTCGACGCTGAGAGTGTCTTTGGGACGAGACATGAGATCAGCAATGAAAACGGACCAGACACGGTTCTAGCTGATGCACTAGAATTTGCTGAACAAGCACAACAGGACAGTGCAGAAAATGCTTTCGTGGACTACTCCGAGATACGGCCGCTTTTCCAGCCATCCTTTTACGAGACTGGCTTTGAATCAGCCAATCAGGTTAAGGAGAAGTCGAAGTATAACCTCAAGGTATATCCTCAAGTGCAAGAGGTTTATGAAGGCCATGATGTGGTATTGCAATGTAGAGATGAAGGCGATCTCAGGGCCCCAGTCGTTTGGAAGAGGCCCAACGGGAAATCTCTGCCCAAGCCATCCCACCAGGAATTTGGCAGATTGGAGATAACGTCAATCTTCCGTTTTCAAGAGGGATCTTACTTGTGTGTTGTGGAAAATGACCCGAACCATTCAGAGGGCCAAGCTAAGGCCGAGGTGAAGGTTGTAACCTATCCTGCTCGCAGTCAAAATGCTCTGTGA